In the Arachis hypogaea cultivar Tifrunner chromosome 20, arahy.Tifrunner.gnm2.J5K5, whole genome shotgun sequence genome, CAATTCAACTCAACATTCTGAAAATTGGATCGGACTGACCAATTTGACCAGGTTAATCGGGAATTGATTCTTTGTTCGGTCTGGTTGATGCTAAAAACTACCCTGCAAAAAATCGGTTAAAAAATCTGTCAGACCGACGTTTAACGAGTGAACTAACAAAACTGGTCCCTTTTTTTACCTCTTAGTTCGCTACTTCCTCTCAAAACAACGCTGTTTTGAggccaaaaccaaattaaaaaaaaaaagaaaaccagcAATAGCAGAACTCCGTTCCATTCTCTCACAAGTCACACCCTAAAtttcagtgagaaaaactctATTAGAGCAAATCACCCTCTTTTCCTCACGTGTCAATCTTTGTTTATACACATCACCGTCGCTTGCGTCACCCACCTCACCATCGCTCACGTTGCCCACGTCAGTGTCACTCTCGTTGCTCATCTTGTCGGCTCGCCTCTTCGGTCTCCGGCCTCTACTCACCTCACTATTTCTCACTTTTACAGTAAGAACTCCTCGACTCCTCCCTCACCTGCGTCCCTCTCCTTGCAACTGCACGGTTCCACTACTCTGTTTTTGTTACTGGCTCGCCACCCGAATTGCCTTTCTGCTCGGCTCTCTGTTCTCCATCATGAGTGATGTCGTTGTCCTTGTCGTCAAGTCTCTGTGTTCGAGCCCTCTCTCTCTTTCCGAGCTCACTTCCTTCCTGCCTCGCCatcatttttcttcttccttcaccGCCGGTAAGCACTACTACTTCAATTTATGTTGTTGCTGATTTTttgaaacactacaagaaaaatcacttttagcggccatttattttacttttagcggcaataaaaatAGCCGGTAATATATTTACCGGCAATTAGACATTAGCCGTCTTATGCTTCGCCGCTAAAAGGTTTTAGTGGCGCAATTATAACATTTGCCGGTAAAGACCTTTTTAATGGCCGCAAAAAGTATATAACTATTAGCGGCCATTTTtttggcaatttatatggccaccaaaagtaattccaaaattataatgttatttacTTTTAGCGGCCATTACTATTGTCGCAAAAATCAATTTTAccggcaatttatatggccactaaaaatattctaaaattgtaatgttatttacttttagttgccattactattgccgctaaaatcttaagattttttttagttatagtATACTCATTTTCTTAGAAACAAcgaaatactattttttttctacaaTCTCAATTATTTGTGCcaccaattattattattattatgcataatataaatatactgaaattaattactacaaaatgagatatttcattaaactcaaaatattgatATACAAATTTCTCTTAAGGATACACTTGTGAGCAAGTTGCAATAAATCATAAATACAACCATGTCCTAGATCACAAAATAATCAAACAAAATGAAACCCAACATAAAAATGTATTGACCATAGTAACCTGACCATGAACAAGCCTATAAATATAATCCATACTTGTGCTTCCTGGATCTTCATAGGATTTCCACTGGCCTTGGCTTCTGACAGTTTTTCCTTCCAAACTTTATTAAGGCCTTTCTATTCAGATCTTCTATCTCGGAAACTAAAACCATGAACTAGATAGCACAAAACCAAGGCTTAGAAGTTATAACAGAAAGCAACCAACCAATGGAACAAGGAAAATTGAGGAGATTATGTTTGAAGTTGAAGTTTAATGTgacaatattaaatttataaacttATATAACAAATATGTTCTGCAGATTAAAAGAGAGCGGCTCAAAAAAATGCACTAATGAAATAAAGATGTAAGACAGCAGTCCTTACTTCCTCCCTAGAGAATCTTGTACAACTTGGACTCATACAGCAACTGAGGATGTCGTGTTGACATTTTCCTGATTTAGAAGGGCATAGAGCAACAAGTAACAGACATAAAAGACCAAGAAAAATATATCAGCAGCACTCATATATATTCAACATAAACATGTCAACAGTGCCAAGCGTAGTTCGAGTGAGAGATGAGTATTGCAGATTATAGAACagagaagaaaaggaggaaaTGCCTTAATAGAGACTACTGAATCACATCCTGACACCACCCAAGACTCTCTACAAATCTTTCCATCTAGTTCAGCTCCTTTGCTCTCACTTTCATCCTAACATCATTTCCTCACTCAAGATTGTCCAATTTTAGATCTTATTAAGGGGACAGAAAGTTCCCAATAGATTGATACAgaacattttaaatattattgaaatCATGATGGTCTTCCAAGTATTTTAAATCACGATGGTCTTCCaagtattttaaatattattgaataCACAAGATATTGATAACTAGAGACAAATTATGTGTAGGTGCCtgacatctaaaattatttttcagaATACAGGAGAAAAAgagtcaaatttaaaaaaataattaagtcctaaaattaaaatccaaaacaTGATAGGTGCAGATCAAAGACCATAACAGGATTTAAATGCAAAACGAAGACCACATAACTAAGTTCTACTAAAATATATAGTAACAAACACTGTGTGATCACATGCTTTGTGGGCTAGTGAGATAAATCTACCTCTAAGCCTGGATGCCCacataacaattttttttcctgaaataattttattatggtaTACAATTTTCAAACTCAAAATGTCTTGGTTAGAATCTTACATATTTACCCTTTGAAATAAAAGAAGCAGAATTATTGAAATGTTACATACCTTGCCTAAAATGGGAAAAGTAGCCTTATATCTTTCACAAGCAAAGGCTTCAGCTTCTTGGCTGGTTCCAGGCTCTTTATTCAAAAACTGATTGCATGGAAATGCCAATATCTCAAAACCTAACACATTatttatttaacaaataaaatgTTTTCATCAgtcattttctctctttttttttgctacactaaataataatataatttggtTGAAAAATGAATTATTGGTAACATATATACCTTTGTCCTTGTATCTATTATGAAGCTGAGTTAATTGGGTATAATTTGCATTACCCAATGCACTGTTTAAAAAAATGAAACGAGTTAactgcaaataataataataatgataagaaaataataacaaaaaatttgttataAGGAGATGAGAATAACCATTTTGATGCAACATTAACTATAAGAAGAACTTTTCCTTTGAAGACCTTCAAGTTCATTTCTCTGCCCTTGGAATCCTGTGTGAAACAACACAAATATTAACTCTCTTAACAAATTTcccacataatttttttattgcaatttctaATGTCTAATgtctaattaatataattattagcaaTTATAACAATGATAACAGGGCATGTTAACATGCAAAATAATGATAATCCCATTATTTCAACTGAGACATTGAGATTAAAAACATTATACTATAACAACCTTCACCGTGAATTCATGAATTGATCTTGCTGTGACTTGTTATGATTGAGAACCACCCATTATTTCTCTTTACCTTTTTCTTCAAGATGCAAATAACAATTTTCCTTAGCCTTGATTTCAATGCCAAAttcattcaatatatatataaaccaattGGTAAGCATAACTTACAAGCTTAATTGCAACTTAAGAAAAAGGGATTAGGGTGGAATGAGGGTCCATTATGGTCCATTACCTAGTGCCTGCAGATTAAGAAATTAAGTTAAGGAATGAGGGTGGGAAAAGGGATTAGGGTGGAAGAGAATAGTGAATACTACTACTGACACGCAAACCAGCGAGGGTGCTTCCGGTTCATAACAGGGGACTTTTTTCTTTGTCAATCCCCAGCACCATGATACACTActtgtaaatatatttatatatacaatCATCTATAATCTATACACCAACTACTAAATGGAAGGATGCACCGCCTTTGTATAGAACTGTATCCTGTGTGGGCAACAGATAGATACCAACCTCAAGTTTCTAAGGTCCTTCAATTGGACCTTTAACTCATGAGTCTTCAAATTAAGAGCTTTTCACAATATTGATTACTCTTGTAAGTTGTAACTGTTATGAACCTGAATATTTTGTCCCCCTATTTCCAACTTGCCTACTCCTGGCAAAAACAAGCAGTCATTAGCTGAATAATGTTTGATGTAGAACACTTATAATTTTAGTTTATACACAGTTCTTCTCAGAAAGCCTATATTATATTTTCCAAATATGTTTGTTCAATTCATAGATGGAAttagagaaaagaagaagaaattaaaagcTTGTTCAATTATAAGAGAGTAGAAATGAAGCTTCAGCTGAGGTCAATTTAAAGGGAAGGAGATAACGTGGAGCATGTGATTTCACCATAGTTAACTATAGAAACTCCCGTCATGGACCAGAAAAAACCCAAGAGTGCCACTCTACCGTGTCAAGTGTCTCACTACCGCTATGCTTCTGCATCATAATAtaaatcaagcaagacaaataaataaaacatCTCTTCCCAATTCAGTTACtcgccaccaccaccacaacaacaatttattattcttcttagtcttattattattgttgttactaTATACTAGTGTTAAACTGTTAATCAATCTGAAAATCAACACATTGAATTAAAACTAAAGCAACAATTATTTGCcaataacaataaattaaaacttgCCTTGAGATAATTATTCATCATTGATGAACATAATTGCAGTGCATCCCATTTATCTGCAGCATAAGCAAAAACCAATTTAGCTTTATTTGGGATCCCCTCATTTGATTCCACGTGATCATCTTGTCAACATAAGAGTTAAAGGCAGTGAGCTAAACCAGCTTATGCTCTGAGACCTCATTTTTCACTCACAGTAAGCCACAAAATACTTGCCAAATTCCAGTAAAGCAGAATGCTTAAAGAGAATAAAATCCTTCGACTAGTTAAACTTACAAGAATTAGGAAGTCATTAGTCAGCCTATTCTCACGATCAATATCCTTATCCTGATTGTTTCCACGATTTTCACTGCAAAATTGTTTATAAGCCATAAGAATCACAATTGGATCCAACATGCCCCCTCATCccagaaaaattaaaagtaagaatTTAAACCTTCTTCCAATAACAAATCGTGCAACAATGCCCTTCCATCCTCCAGTTTCTTCAAAGCTGCACCTGCAAAGAAAGAACTCTTAATGTTAAAACTACCTCTAATCCACAATCTCAGTGAGCAAACCGTGCAATATTAATCATGGCAGAGTAATTTACAATGTCAGTGATTTCTAATTAAGCAAGAGAAAGAACAAAACATATATAATTACCACTTCCCATCCAGACATTGCGAATGGCGTCCCTATTCTTCTGGCGGCCAAATGTTGTGAGTACACCTATCATGACCAAAGACTTTCTCTTAGAGTAAATCCCATTGGTCTTAAGCAGATGCTTCAAAACAAAACCCTCATTCCTAGCAGCAGCAAGTTCCATCTCAAGGGAATAGAGCTTCTTGTGTTGGTTCCTAAACAATCACACGATGAAACAAGTACTGAACAAGTTCCAAGCACGAAATAATTGTCATTAACAAATATCCAAACAAGAATTTAGAGATCAAGTTGAGTGAACCTACAGATTATGATCTTCAAGGTATCTTCTATTGATATCGCAGATTGTCCCTATAACAGTTAATAGAACGAAACCCTAACATTGTCTCACTAACTTGAATTAACTTGAATCACAGTTAATTAGAACCGTACCTTGGGATCGGTACTCAGAGGCCTTCTGGCAAAAATCGCGAGCGACGACCACTCACTCACTTCCTCGATCCTAGAAGACGCATCGGAGCCGCTCTTTGGTTCTGGCTCCGCAGGATTCTGATCGGCCATTCGTAATTCGAGCTGGGAGAGACAGAGTGCGAAATGAGAGGTGATTTTGGGATTTGTATTGACGTCACAGCTTGTTGCTGAAGATCGGCAGTGTCAAAGAAAGGCGTAGATGTCAGAGGTTTGGGCGTTGCTACCAGATCTAGAGATGAGTTAGTGGAGGAGGCGACTTTGCTCGACGGCGGTGGCGATGGCGGCAGCGACGGCTACGATGAGATTAGGGTTTTGGCGGCGAGACCAATCTTCACCTTCAACATAAGCTAGATCCCTTTCTTTCTGAATATCTGAATCTAACATTTTTTTAAGTCAAAGTTCTAAAAAGCACAAACAATAACtcattaagaaaatattttaatgataataatactgGCCATAAGTCTATAGccactaaaaattttttataaataaatttttttgtatttattagtggcaataaaaataattaccatTATAACATATAGTAATAAAGGCAAATATATAATTGCCGCAAAAACATAACTTAAATTAAAGAATTAGTAGCCATTGTATTATTGCCACTAAAATTTTGTCGCTAAAACatgttttttttgtagtgaaataATGGTTGATGGTTGATTTTAATGGTTGTTATTAATTTTGTATTCCGAGTTGGGTTTGCTAATGTGATTTTGAATTTAGCATGGATGCtgagtttggatttttttttagtttttctgttttttggATTCTTTGGTTTTGGAGATTGAGTTTTTGTTGTTGAATACTTATTAAAAAATCAAGTGTTTGTCAAATTTTCTGTGATTATGAGTTTTTGTGAAAGATTGTATTTTCTATTGTTGctaattatttgattattagaagttattgttaaaatttttcttattctaaatttttgttgcTAATGTGATGAGTATTGTTATTGATTACTTAATTAGAACTTATAAGTtatttagaaattttttattttgtaaattttaaatgataaaatacgtataagttttttttttgaattaaaaagctCAACACACTAGGTGGAGCAAGTAGAATCCAAAGCCATAAGTACAATTGAAActacaaaatttagaattttattagtttagaaataattatatttgaatatttgaaattgtaaattgaatttttaataattttattgtatatttaattaaaccggttcaactaCGATTCGACTTTAGTTAGATTATTGAACCATTACCAGTTCAATGACTAattcggttctcgcaaccttgattcAACTacttcaataataattaattaagttcaATTATGTAACTTAAGACTAACCTAGATCATATTCCCAAGCCAAGCAACTTAATTATGTTAAATTTAAGctagacattttatcaaacacttagtatgcataATCAAACATAAACTTGCAgttaactaaaatttatttctaacaTCACCGAATTTAGAAGAAACATAAAATCAGCATCAAAAAGCATAAAGAAACAATACCCATAAGAAAAATATTCACTAAATATCATATTAAAGATTCAAGGTCAAACATTcataacaacaaaataaaaagagcataaaaataaaaatacaactaAAAGAATACTTAGAAAAGATGAAATTAGCGTTTATTCTTGCAAGAACTAACAAAACATAAACTAAAATTAATCTAAATTAGCTAATCTAACCTTAATTTAGAGAGAGGGAAAGAGCTTGTCTCTCTAAAAAAACCTAACTGCAATATACTAAACTAAACCTTAAActtttttactgttttttcttgaatttttttcctTAAACACTTGAAGAATATACTATCCAGGCCTTTAGAGGGTCCAATAACGTGACCCAAGTGACTTTTAAGTATGTCATGTGTGTCCAAGAATATATACACACCAGTTTATCACTGACTTGGTAAAATTGGACATTTTGGAGTAATGGTGTGTACACACAAATTGGTGCATATGCACTAGTGCACTTTTAGATACCGTTTTTTTGTTCTTCATGCAAAAATTCATACCTTTTTTTCTAACTTTAAGACCATCAATGCCCATAAAACCTGAAATACATAAAAGAAAGACGCATCACAGCATCAAGTgaaataaaatcaataaattagACGGTTTTACTAGATAGACAATAAAAATTGTGAACAACGTAATAATAGACTACATTTTTGGCCCATagaaaggcaaaaaaaaaatagtccaTCATATTTACTCTCCTAAAAATTCTACATTCATTTTTTACATTTTAACTATCCACCTTTTAATCCTTTCACCATCTTGTACCCTTTTCTAAACTCTCATTGTGCCGTTGGTCCCTCCTTCACCAACCAGTTTCAGTATCGTCGAGCTTCTTCTCCTTCAAGATCGTCggtttagaatgaaaataatcaTTCACAtatctagtaaaatgaacatccagcAAATGTTATTGTATTTACTTTAAcccaattcaaattaaataaacatccaccttagaataaaaataatcatccacatACCTTGTAAAATAAACATCCAGTAAATTTTATTGTATCTATTTAAATCCAATCCAGAAGTTTATTTTTCATGTAAATGTGATGTTTGTTCTTAATGCGAATCACAtctgaaaaaagagaaagaagaagaggaagaagaagaggaagaagaggaggaggagaaccaCGGCGGCGAAGGGAGGATGGTGGAGAGTGGGTGGCTGAACTTGAGGACGTGTTTGCTCGTTGGCGAGGTGGAGGTTGACGCTGACAAAGACAAGCATGTCGATGGCGGCGAAGGAGGGTTGGTAGTCAACGGTGGTGATGGAGTGATGGCACTAGTTCAAAGGGAAAGAGGTGAGCTTCGCGATGATATTCTGGATGCCCTGGATCTTCTGGCCTTCGAAGGTGAGCATGGAGCCGTTCTGAGGGAGATGCACGGGTGCAACTATGTCTACATATGCCCTGGATACAGATGGAACTGTCGCGCACGGTGAGGCTGCAACGGTGAAATCGGGGGGCTGTGGTGGGTCTGCATGGCCAGCCAGGGGGCAACGGGAAGGCGGATGCACGAGTGCAGCTGTGGAGCAATCTGCCTTTGCTACGGAAGGCCAGCGGCGCGAGGTGAGGTTTCGGCGGGAGGCCAGGGCAGCTCGGAATGGCTGGCGGAGAGTACAACGGTGCAGCGTGAGTTTACGACAGCGTACACGTTACCGTTGACCAGAGATCTCAATCGGAGATCGAGAGATTATCGTGAGATTGAGAGTAACTATACCTATTATGAATATATTTAATTgctaatcttaattttttaaaatttaaaaatataagattaaataattaattaatagtctaatttttaattttaattttacctttttttattttattgttcataATTTTCATTGTTTCCAATACTTTCTCTAAATTAAAACATTAGAAAGCATATTGTCAAGCATTGAATATGAATGAgggaattataaaaaaaaacttttaactgGAATAAATATGTACAAAGAACTTGATAAACTCCATACATCTTAACAAATATTAAAATGGTAAAATGCAATTTATCAACTCTTTTATcattaactttaaa is a window encoding:
- the LOC112782368 gene encoding probable glutathione peroxidase 4 produces the protein MNLKVFKGKVLLIVNVASKCALGNANYTQLTQLHNRYKDKGFEILAFPCNQFLNKEPGTSQEAEAFACERYKATFPILGKENVNTTSSVAV